In the genome of Desulfofarcimen acetoxidans DSM 771, one region contains:
- a CDS encoding helix-turn-helix transcriptional regulator, with the protein MHDEVIFRLMRIMQLLEGYPEGLSAEQLSKITGYSEIIILEDLNWVAMQSEYAQHYSLFPDPNLEEAYEGDCEVHDPKIKWFLMSRKNSTPGISLTAAESAGLLWALEENPPSEELRWLRECLRSRVLPHAGQNSVREFSSTIKVKSGVKLAGAQYLSQLRLAVIQERLVQMLYYAKNYSEDREVRLMPLGLVFYNGTGSWYLIGREFSGKDNHVNRELVFHLERIKSLVVLGECFTYPIDFSLKDFLRCRWGMDMSPPVQVKVKFYDRASVHEKVRSELKRRGLTPPQKQLDGSLLWEGEIRGKNNFTKWILSFGSAAEIIEPGEMRRRVISIARTIYERL; encoded by the coding sequence ATGCATGATGAGGTTATATTCAGACTAATGCGGATTATGCAACTGCTGGAGGGTTACCCTGAGGGTCTTTCAGCTGAGCAATTGTCAAAAATAACCGGATACTCAGAGATAATAATACTGGAGGATCTGAATTGGGTTGCAATGCAGTCGGAATATGCCCAGCACTACTCTCTTTTCCCGGATCCGAATCTGGAGGAAGCATATGAAGGTGATTGTGAAGTGCATGATCCAAAAATAAAATGGTTCTTGATGTCCAGGAAAAATTCAACGCCGGGAATATCTTTGACTGCCGCAGAGTCGGCAGGATTACTCTGGGCATTGGAGGAAAATCCCCCGAGCGAGGAGTTAAGGTGGCTGCGGGAATGCCTGCGGTCCAGGGTTTTGCCCCATGCAGGTCAGAATTCAGTACGGGAATTTTCCAGTACTATAAAAGTAAAATCCGGGGTGAAGTTGGCAGGCGCACAATATCTTTCCCAACTCAGGCTGGCTGTTATTCAGGAGAGATTAGTGCAAATGCTCTACTACGCTAAGAATTACAGTGAGGACCGAGAGGTAAGGCTAATGCCACTGGGGCTTGTTTTTTACAACGGTACTGGTTCCTGGTATCTGATAGGAAGAGAATTTTCCGGCAAAGACAATCATGTTAACAGGGAGCTTGTTTTTCACCTGGAGAGGATTAAATCCTTAGTAGTTCTCGGTGAGTGCTTTACATATCCAATAGATTTTTCCCTTAAGGATTTCCTGCGGTGTAGATGGGGTATGGATATGTCTCCGCCGGTTCAGGTAAAAGTCAAGTTTTATGACCGGGCCAGTGTGCATGAAAAAGTTAGATCAGAACTAAAAAGGCGAGGTTTGACACCACCCCAAAAACAGCTTGACGGATCCCTTTTATGGGAGGGCGAAATCCGGGGTAAAAATAATTTTACCAAGTGGATTTTAAGCTTTGGTTCAGCGGCGGAAATAATCGAACCAGGTGAAATGCGTCGCCGGGTAATATCAATTGCCAGAACTATATATGAAAGATT